The sequence below is a genomic window from Tachysurus vachellii isolate PV-2020 chromosome 2, HZAU_Pvac_v1, whole genome shotgun sequence.
ACTTACGCATGCGCGATGCAAGAAAAGTGACGTCATATCAAGATGGCTGCCCACTCTGAGAACAGTAAGTAAAGTTAGCTTTGTTTTCTGCTTACTGTGTAGTAGATCAGATAAAATGCAGACAcgatacttgtttttttttgagtgttttGAGACAGAAAACATCAGTTTGTGCTATGAGTATTGCTAGCTGGTTAGCTTATTGCTAAcgctacaacaacaacaacaacaacaatagccaCTTTGGACTGGACTGTATTTGTATCTGCAATGCTGTGTGTATTGAAATCCAGTCTTCGACGCAGACACAGAGGTGACTCTGATCCTGGACCCAGAGAAGAGCACATATCTGGGTCATGCTCCTCTGTACCAATCAGCTGATGACCCTAACACATACTACCTTGATGAAGCCCTGACTGTGAAAGTGAACTTGTATACCACTGGTGAGTTCAAGCTTTTATCATATTCCAAAACATTAATTGCACTACAATTAAAAgcctgtaaataaataagtctttAAACATGTGTTTTCATTCTGTAACTAGTTGGTATTCAGTAGCTGTTAATTTGATCTCCATGGattaaaagtatgtggacacctgaccaccaTGTTGGTGATgtggaagcctagtggttaaggtgctggacgaCCAATTGAAAGGTTGTGGGTTTAATCCCACGTCCCCcgggctgccactgctgggcccctgagcaaggaccttaaccctcaattgctcagttgtataaaatgtatttacattgtgtttacattgtatactttgtttacattgtgtttactgtgtgtttaaattgtttacctgtgtttaaattgtttactttgtgtttactgtgtggttactttgtgtttactttgtgtttacttgtttacattgtgtttgtttacatcagttgtataaaatgagatgaaaatgtaagtcgctctggataagtgtgtctgctaaatgacagaaatgtaaatgtagatgttgCAGCTTCACTGGAAAGAAACCTGTTTCGGCATGACATAGCCACTGTATACAAAGtgaggtccatgaagacatggtgtggaggttaaGGTTGACGTGGAAGAACCTGAGTATCCTGCACAGACAGAGCCCTGACTCCTGAACCCGactaaacacctttgggataaactgtAACACAGACTGCATTCCAACATCAgcatctgatctcactaatactcTTGTTGCTAAGTGATCACAAATCCCCAGGGACGCACTCCAACCTCTAGTGGaaatccttcccagaagagaAAGGTGGAGATTACGTCAGCAAAATTGGGAacgagatgttcaacaagcacatggctgggatggtcaggtgtccacagaTTTTGACCGCGTAGTGTAGACATGAGGTGGTTTTTAAGCTTGATTGTAATCATGTTCGTAATCATGTGCATGTGCTATATTATGGGATATAATGTTGTTGATGTACATCTTTTCTAGTAACCAAGCAAGAGGATACAGTGTATATCCTGGATTCTGCACCACTGCCCCAAAACGAAGCCTTTAACAAAGAGCAAACACTCTTTCTGATCGATTTAATGCGGCAGCAGCTGGAGGCAGAAGGCGAAAGCGTCCTTCGAGTTTTAAAGGAGCTGAATCCCAGAATAAAGTCGGGTAAAAGCCGCAAAAAGCACATGTGGAGGGAGATAACATCTAGACTCTCCAAACACTTTCAGCAAATCTTCCATCCTGATCATGTGGTAAGAACATGGTACGCTCTCGAGGATGAGTACAAAAAAGCGAAAGACGATAATAGAACAACTAAACAAGAAGCCGTGAGCTTCCAGTATTTTAATGAGATGGAAGAGCTGCTGGGTGGGCATCATGATGTGGAATTTCCTGTTGTTGGCACGGTGAAGGGTGTAGAGGTGCGCAGACCAAAGGCTTTGAATGTGGATTGTGGTAGAGACTCGCCCGCGATGGCGCACACAGAGGAGGCTACGCCGGCAGCGACGCCGACAGATTCAGCGACGTTGACAAGACCACCTCCGTTCAAACGCAAGAGAACCAACAAGCACTATTTGGCTCTTCTGGACTTTTTAAAAGAATCTACAGCAGCACGTCAGCGACGCCACGAGGAAACTCTGGCCCAGATGAAATCTGCGCAGGATGGGTTTGAGGCGTTAATGAACAGATTCCTGGACAAACTTTGACCTTCTCTTGGTCCCTCCCTAAAATTGACTTGTTTccttgcttattttttttttttttttacaaacacagtAAAATGTTACTAACCggacaatataaaaaaaaatcttttatactgatttaagtttttttttcccttaccTACTGACATTTCCTGAAGATATTCCCAAAACCTGAAGTAATAACGTTTACAAACTCGTATTTCTTTTCGATGATGATTTCTGTTTCCTTGTGACGAAGCATTATTGctggtttttatttacttctttgcGATTGCGAACTATTTGTGCcgaaaaaactgtaaaaactgaagtaaataaaaccataagcaaaccaaatgaatgaaatacGTGTGAAACACAAGTCGAAACGTTTTAGGAAAAAAGCATGTTCACACCCCGTAACGAACACTTTTCTATTTTACTTTTGGATAAAAGTCTACAGAAcgtattttgacattttatttttattaaattgtatttttatttattttattttttattgtttcaataACAAACGATGGAACAGAGAACAAAATACAATGccctaatattacaatttaaaaataataacataaaaataatttaaaaaatacaaataaagggCATCgaacaatataaataatttagaaaaGAGGACTTAAATGAACAGTCTTGTGAAAGTCCACAGTTTTGTCCAAAGTCCTTTTTCAAAATAACTTTTAATGGACAATGTttggtttttcttttcagaccactttacatttctgtaaatgaaacttttctaaataaaataaaaactgctaTAGAGCCATCCTCTGACTTTAGTAGCTGTCTGGTTGCGTCATCAGACGCCGACTTATTGAAGCCGGCGCCGACGATGACGCAGATCACATGCGACCGATGCCTGTTGGTTTTGAATGGgcttgtttttacatttttctggcGATATAAACCGTTTTTTTCTGCACTAAACCCACGAAATGGACAGTCGGCTGCAGGAAATCCGTGAGAGACAGAAGCTAAGACGACAGCTTCTTGCACAACAGGTGAAGATTTAAAATAAACGACTACCGGCTAGTTATTGTTAGCAGTATTGTTAGCCGTTTAGCTAAACCACAGAGCTGAATGTTCGACACGCGGTGTTTATAAAGAGATACCGGAGATTTCCTTTACTCTGTTTCCAGCAaaggtgcacggtggcttagtggttagcacgttcgcctcacacctccagggttgggggttcgattcccgcctccaccttgtgtgtgtggagtttgcatgttcccccccgtgcctcaggggtttcctccgggtactccggtttcctcccccggtccaaagacatgcatggtaggttgattggcatctctgggaaattgtccatagtgtgtgattgtgtgtgtgtgtgccctgcgatgggttggcactccgtccagggtgtatcctgccttgatgcccgatgacgcctgagataggcacaggcgccctgtgacccgagatagttcggataagcggtagaagatgaatgagtgagtgtttccAGCAATAATCTAAAATACACGACGCACAATAACCAAGACGCACCCtgcacaagacacacacattgtgtttactgtgtgtttactttgtttacaTTGCGTTTACTTTGggtttactgtgtgtttactttgtttacattgcgtttacattgtttactttgggtttattgtgtgtttattttgtgtttactgtgtgtttactttgtttactttgggtttattgtgtgttttttgtgtttactttgtgtttactttgtttcctgtgtgtttactgtgtgtttacttgtttacattgtttactgtgtgtttacctgtttgcattgtgtttacatcgtgtttacttgtttgtattgtgtttattgtgtgtttacattgtttactGAGTGTTTACTTGGTGAAATAGTGATGTAACTATTCTATTAAGAAATTCATAAGATTTCTGTAGTGTTAATAAGATATTATTATAGATGTTTGGAACATTAAAGAGTAAATCAACCTcagattattaatattgttcaaGTAAACTAGTAGTTGGGAGCAAATTTgtccatctctatctttaatcTAAAGCACATCTGATGTTTCAGATTAATGATATGTAATCGTTCTTTCTTAGCTACTAGGTTTCACATGAATATGGTTGATGGATGTTTACATGATCTaccatgtaaaaaaacaacaacacaaatttAGTAACTACATGTACCCCAAACTGTATGAACTGCATAGTACCTACTATATAATACTGTTATTTGTctagcagttttttttaacagcccTTATCAGAAAGACATCCTGAGAGTCTTGTGCTTAAAGGCCAGTCTTAATGATTATAGCAGCAGATACAGCACAAAGCTACGATAAACAGGCCGTATTACCCGTAGGAGGAAGGGTGAGACGCAAAATAGAGATTTAAGTAGAAATTCAAGTTGATAAAAGTGGAATGAGAAGAGAGCCAAGATACCCCTAGTGATAACAGGGAGACATGCAGTAGTCctacacacagtgaaatgaagcttaattgatttttttttattattatgttttacttTTTGTGCAGCTGGGAGCAGAAAGTGCGGACGCTATCGGCGCCATTCTCAACAGCAAACAGGAGCAAAAAGAGATCGAGGAGACCAGAGAGACGTGCAGGTGCATGAAATCAAATTTGTTTAGTAGTCTTAAGTTATGTAGGTCCCTTTTCAGGtatgctgttgctatagaaacaataaagcaTTAGAAGCCAAATCTGAGCAGCCGTTTCGATACATTATGAACTTATACTTTCGGCTTCGCGTCTCCGCAGGTCGTCGTTCGACACGGCGGCATCCGGCTCCAAGAGGAAATGCCCGAACGAGGGAGAGGACGCAGACGAAGATGTCGAGGAGCAGAGGGTGAGTCTTACTGATCTGAGACCAGGTGAAAGTGTGCGCGATTGAGAACAC
It includes:
- the LOC132860929 gene encoding uncharacterized protein LOC132860929 isoform X2, whose product is MAAHSENNTEVTLILDPEKSTYLGHAPLYQSADDPNTYYLDEALTVKVNLYTTVTKQEDTVYILDSAPLPQNEAFNKEQTLFLIDLMRQQLEAEGESVLRVLKELNPRIKSGKSRKKHMWREITSRLSKHFQQIFHPDHVVRTWYALEDEYKKAKDDNRTTKQEAVSFQYFNEMEELLGGHHDVEFPVVGTVKGVEVRRPKALNVDCGRDSPAMAHTEEATPAATPTDSATLTRPPPFKRKRTNKHYLALLDFLKESTAARQRRHEETLAQMKSAQDGFEALMNRFLDKL
- the LOC132860929 gene encoding uncharacterized protein LOC132860929 isoform X1; translated protein: MAAHSENIFDADTEVTLILDPEKSTYLGHAPLYQSADDPNTYYLDEALTVKVNLYTTVTKQEDTVYILDSAPLPQNEAFNKEQTLFLIDLMRQQLEAEGESVLRVLKELNPRIKSGKSRKKHMWREITSRLSKHFQQIFHPDHVVRTWYALEDEYKKAKDDNRTTKQEAVSFQYFNEMEELLGGHHDVEFPVVGTVKGVEVRRPKALNVDCGRDSPAMAHTEEATPAATPTDSATLTRPPPFKRKRTNKHYLALLDFLKESTAARQRRHEETLAQMKSAQDGFEALMNRFLDKL